The Equus quagga isolate Etosha38 unplaced genomic scaffold, UCLA_HA_Equagga_1.0 224171_RagTag, whole genome shotgun sequence genomic interval AGACACCTCACTGCTTTCTGACTGATCAAGGTGCAGCAAAATTTGCAGCAGCCATGGGGATTCCAGAGGTTCCTGGAAAGCAGTTGGTAACAGAGagaaacataaaactcctagaaaaggAGAAGCATGAGAAAGATGCTCAGAAATTAGACTGCCAAAAGTAAGTGTCATCTGTGG includes:
- the LOC124233780 gene encoding isoaspartyl peptidase/L-asparaginase-like, translating into MDASIMNGKDLSAGAVSAVRCVANPIKFARLVMEKTPHCFLTDQGAAKFAAAMGIPEVPGKQLVTERNIKLLEKEKHEKDAQKLDCQK